A window of Hyalangium ruber genomic DNA:
TGCTGTCCCACCTTCATGTGTTGCTGGATGGGCTGGACGCGATGCTGGTTTCCGCCCAGGCCGCCCTCCCATCAGGGCGCGGCAAGAGCCTGGGCTGGGCCTGTGGGGTGTCTTGAGCGCCTCAACACCCCGCGGCCTGGGGTGGCTCTCGCGCCGGGGCTAGCCGCGCACCTGCAGTGGCCAGGCCCAGGTGCTTCAAATCGCGAGCACCCCTCGTGCTCCCTTCACGTACGCCAACACCCTTAAGCCTGCCTCCGCACCTAGCAACCCGCTGCACTCAAGCGCTCTCCCTCTGATTGGGACCAAATCGGTTCTTGGCGGACCCACGCTGGACCAAATCCGGAGCGCATAGGCGCCTCCAAGTGGCGTCACCCCTTGAGCCAGCGCATCAATGCTCGCACCCTGGGCACGTGTTGCTTCGCGCGATGGACCACCATCCAGAGGTCTCGCGAGGGGATGCGCTCGCCGCCCCTCACGCCGATCCGCTGCGGAGCCACCTCCACGACATCATCGAGCCGCTCGGCGAGACCTCGGGGCAGGAGGGCCACGCCCAGGCCGGCTTTGACCGCGAGCCCGAGAGACTCGACATCCTCGACGAGCAGTCGAGCGGGGCGGGTGGCGAAGGCGCGTTCGGCGTAGCGCTGCTCGGCGATGCCCGCCAGTGAGCCTGTCAGGCCCATCCACGGAACCCCGGGGTGGAGCTCGAGCGAAGAGGCCGCGAAGAACGCGTAGGACACCGAGAACACCTTCCGTGCGACGAGCTCGCCACGCTCGGGGCGGAACATCCGGAGCGCCACGTCGGCGTCGCCGGCGGCGAGGCTGCTGACCCGGTTTTCCGCCAGGATGCGCAGGCGCAGGTGGGGATAGGCCCGGTAGAACTCCGGCAGGCGGGGGGCCAGTTCCCAACGCACCATCTCGCCAACGGTGGTCAGTGTGACCTCACCGCTGAGCTCCGACGTGTCTTCCAGTGCGGACCGTGCCGCCAACGCGGCATCCACCATGGGCCGCACCGCCGCCAGCAACGAAGCCCCACGCTCCGTCAGTCGCTGCGGGGCCTCGCGCAGCAGCAACGGAGAATCGGCGCACGCTTCCAGCCGGGTCAGGTGTCTGCTGATGGTCGACTGGCTCACGCCCAGTGCCTTCGATGCGGCCGTCAGGCTCCTGAGGCGAGCCACCGCCTCGAACGTGCGTAACAGCTCCCAATCCATCCAAACCTCCATCCCAAAACGGATGACTGGCTTCCATTTCTAGCGGTTCCCATCCATTCGAGCGGTCTTTATTACCTGCCCACGGCCTGAGGACCGGTTGATGAAGGACACCATGAAAATCTCGAACCTGTTGCGCAACACCGCTATCGCCACCAGCGCCATCCTGCTGGCCGCTTGCAGCACTCCCGGCGCTAGCGTCAGTCAAAACAATGCGGCAACCGCCAGCGAACAGACCGTCAAGCTCCAGCAGATCCGCAGTAAGACCTCGCCGTGCCCCGTCGTGACGGGTTCTCCTTCTTGTGAGACCACCTGCGGCCACACACCAGGAGGTGGTCCGTGGAGTTGGAGAAGGAATTGGAGCAGTTCCGTCAGGAGGCGCAGCGG
This region includes:
- a CDS encoding LysR family transcriptional regulator, coding for MDWELLRTFEAVARLRSLTAASKALGVSQSTISRHLTRLEACADSPLLLREAPQRLTERGASLLAAVRPMVDAALAARSALEDTSELSGEVTLTTVGEMVRWELAPRLPEFYRAYPHLRLRILAENRVSSLAAGDADVALRMFRPERGELVARKVFSVSYAFFAASSLELHPGVPWMGLTGSLAGIAEQRYAERAFATRPARLLVEDVESLGLAVKAGLGVALLPRGLAERLDDVVEVAPQRIGVRGGERIPSRDLWMVVHRAKQHVPRVRALMRWLKG